A portion of the Eulemur rufifrons isolate Redbay chromosome 30, OSU_ERuf_1, whole genome shotgun sequence genome contains these proteins:
- the LOC138378292 gene encoding high mobility group protein B1-like encodes MGKGDPKKPRGKMSSYAFFVQTCREEHKKKHPDASVNFSEFSKKCSERWKTMSAKEKGKFEDMAKADKARYEREMKTYIPPKAETKKKFKDPNAPKRPPSAFFLFCCGYRPKIKGEHPGLSIGDDAKKLGEMWNNTAADDKQPYGKKAAKLKENYEKDIAAYRAKGKPDAAKKGVVKAEKSKKKKEEEEAEEDEEDEEEEEDEEEDDGDE; translated from the coding sequence ATGGGCAAAGGAGATCCTAAGAAGCCGAGAGGCAAAATGTCATCATATGCATTCTTTGTGCAAACCTGCAGGGAGGAGCACAAGAAGAAGCACCCCGATGCTTCAGTCAACTTCTCAGAATTTTCTAAGAAGTGCTCAGAGAGGTGGAAGACCATGTCcgctaaagagaaaggaaagtttgAAGATATGGCAAAGGCGGACAAGGCCCgttatgaaagagaaatgaaaacctatatcCCTCCTAAAgcggaaacaaaaaagaagttcaaGGATCCCAATGCACCCAAGAGGCCTCCTTCggcctttttcttgttctgttgtGGGTATCGCCCTAAAATCAAAGGAGAACATCCTGGCCTATCCATTGGTGATGATGCAAAGAAACTGGGAGAGATGTGGAATAACACTGCTGCAGATGACAAGCAGCCTTATGGAAAGAAGGCTGCAAAGCTGAAGGAAAACTACGAAAAGGATATTGCTGCGTACCGAGCTAAAGGAAAGCCTGATGCAGCAAAAAAGGGAGTTGTCAAGgctgaaaaaagcaagaaaaagaaggaagaggaggaagctgaggaagatgaagaggatgaagaggaggaggaagatgaagaagaagatgatgGTGATGAATAA